Proteins from a single region of Melanotaenia boesemani isolate fMelBoe1 chromosome 3, fMelBoe1.pri, whole genome shotgun sequence:
- the LOC121637085 gene encoding keratin, type II cytoskeletal 8-like: protein MSIRAIKTTTLSTVSSSRGPTQGYSSRSFSGYGGRGVGSARQSYAVHSSYGGVGSSGAAVTTGGFQVVGGFAARGSGQRGDGVEFGYMGFGGGMGGGMANEVVAPITAVTVNKSLLAPLNLEIDPTIQVIRTQEKEQIKILNNRFASFIDKVRFLEQQNKMLETKWKLLQEQTVSRSNIDAMFEAYISNLRRQLDNLGHEKFKLESDLQNMTGLVEDFKNKYEDEINKRNECENNFVVIKKDTDAAYMVKVELEAKLDALSDEIEFLRQIYDAELNELQSQIKDTSVVVEMDNSRNLDMDAIIAEVRAQYEEIANRSRAEAESWYQTKYAEMQQSAGRYGDDLKSTKAEIADINRKIMRLQSEIDMVKAQRNNLEAQIAEAEERGELAVKDAKLRIRELEEALQRAKQDMALQVRQYQELMNVKLALDIEIATYKKLLEGEESRLATGIKTNVTKQTSMNYSAFSLESSRIPSYVSSSFDGIKSSSGSASAFEGATVKSTTVTKTETVEIKAEEKQEEATEESVTAEEKEQEQVEAEAVVEE, encoded by the exons ATGTCTATCAGAGCCATAAAGACCACCACCCTCTCTACTGTGTCGTCCTCCAGGGGCCCGACCCAGGGCTACAGCAGCCGCTCGTTCTCTGGCTATGGAGGCCGCGGTGTGGGGAGTGCCAGGCAGAGCTATGCTGTTCACAGCTCTTACGGGGGTGTGGGCAGCAGTGGTGCTGCTGTGACTACTGGTGGATTTCAGGTGGTTGGTGGGTTTGCTGCTAGGGGATCCGGACAAAGAGGAGATGGAGTGGAGTTTGGCTATATGGGATTTGGTGGCGGCATGGGAGGTGGCATGGCCAATGAAGTGGTGGCCCCCATCACAGCGGTGACTGTGAACAAGAGCCTGCTGGCTCCCTTGAACCTGGAGATTGACCCCACCATCCAGGTGATTCGCACCCAGGAGAAGGAACAGATCAAGATTCTGAACAACCGCTTTGCTTCTTTCATTGACAAG GTCCGTTTCCttgaacagcaaaacaaaatgcttGAGACTAAGTGGAAGCTCCTGCAGGAACAAACTGTGTCTCGCTCCAACATTGACGCCATGTTCGAGGCCTACATTTCAAATCTCCGTAGACAGCTGGACAACTTGGGCCATGAAAAGTTCAAACTGGAATCCGACCTTCAGAACATGACAGGTCTGGTGGAGGACTTCAAAAACAA GTATGAGGATGAGATAAACAAACGCAATGAGTGTGAAAACAACTTTGTTGTCATAAAGAAG GACACAGATGCAGCTTACATGGTCAAAGTGGAGCTGGAGGCCAAACTGGACGCACTCTCTGATGAGATTGAGTTCCTGAGGCAGATCTATGATGCA GAACTCAATGAGCTGCAGAGCCAAATCAAGGACACATCTGTTGTGGTTGAGATGGACAACAGCCGTAACCTTGACATGGATGCTATTATTGCTGAAGTGCGTGCTCAGTATGAAGAGATTGCCAACAGGAGCAGAGCAGAGGCCGAGTCGTGGTACCAAACCAAG TATGCAGAGATGCAACAGTCAGCAGGAAGATATGGCGACGACCTGAAATCGACCAAGGCTGAAATCGCTGACATCAACCGCAAGATCATGAGGCTCCAGTCTGAAATTGACATGGTTAAAGCACAG CGAAACAATCTGGAAGCTCAGATTGCAGAAGCTGAGGAGCGGGGTGAACTGGCAGTGAAGGATGCTAAGCTCCGCATCAGAGAGCTGGAGGAAGCTCTTCAGAGAGCCAAGCAGGATATGGCCCTGCAAGTCCGCCAGTACCAGGAACTGATGAATGTTAAGCTGGCTCTGGACATTGAAATAGCTACGTATAAGAAACTGCTTGAAGGAGAGGAGAGCAG GTTAGCAACAGGAATCAAGACCAATGTAACCAAGCAGACTT CTATGAACTACAGTGCATTCAGTCTGGAGAGTTCTCGCATTCCATCCTACGTCAGCTCTTCCTTTGATGGAATCAAGTCTAGCAGTGGTTCAGCTTCTGCATTCGAAGGAGCGACGGTGAAGAGCACCACAGTGACCAAGACTGAAACTGTGGAGATCAAGGCTGAAGAGAAGCAGGAAGAAGCAACTGAAGAGTCTGTCACTGCAGAGGAGAAGGAGCAGGAGCAGGTGGAAGCTGAAGCTGTGGTTGAAGAGTGA